The nucleotide sequence AGCTGGCCCTGGATTGAAACGCTGGGGATGAACCTCTCGTTTCGGGTCGATGGCCTGGGGATGCTCTTCGCCATCCTGATCTTGGGCATCGGCACACTGGTCGTGCTCTACGCGCACTTCTACCTGAGCGACTCCGATCCGCGCGGGCGCTTCTTCGGCGCGCTCCTGGCCTTTATGGGCGCGATGCTCGGGGTGGTGCTGGCCGAAAACGTGCTCCTGCTGGCGTTCTTCTGGGAGATCACAAGCCTGAGCAGCTTCTTGCTCATCGCCTACTGGACCCACGTGCCCCTGGCGCGTCAGGGTGCGCGTATGGCACTGGCGATCACGGGGATGGGCGGCCTGCTGCTCTTTGCCGGCCTGCTGCTCGTCGGCCATATCGTGGGCAGCTACGAGCTCAGCGCCATTCTTGCCAACGGCGCGCTTATCCAGGGCCATGACCTCTACGTGCCGGCGTTGATCCTTGTGTTGATGGGGGCGTTCACCAAGAGCGCGCAGTTCCCCTTCCACTTCTGGCTTCCCAACGCCATGACCGCGCCGACGCCGGTCAGCGCCTACCTGCACTCGGCCACCATGGTCAAAGCCGGCGTCTTTTTGCTGGCGCGCATGCACCCGGCGCTGAGCGGCACGCCGGAGTGGTTCTTTATCGTCACCGGTGCCGGCCTGGTGACCCTGACCTTTGCGGCCTACGTCGCTCTCTTCAAACACGACCTCAAAGGCCTTCTGGCCTACTCGACCATCAGCCACCTGGGCCTCATCACGGTGCTCTTTGGCTTTGGCACCCCGATGGCCGCGCTCGTTGGCGTCTTCCACATCCTCAACCACGCCGCCTTTAAAGCCTCACTCTTTATGAGCGTGGGCATCGTCGACCACGAGACGGGCACCCGCGACATGCGCATCCTGGGCGGACTTCGTCACGCCATGCCCATCACCGCCACGCTTGCCACCCTGGGCGCCGCGGCGATGGCGGGCATCCCCGGCTTCAACGGGTTCATCTCCAAAGAGATGTTCTTCTACGAGTCGTGGAAGCTGCCCTTCATTGAGCAGGACTGGGTGGTGCCGGTGATCGTGACGGTGGCCGGTCTGCTCTCGATGGCCTACTCGGTGCGCCTGGTCATCGACACCTTCTTTGGTGAGGTGGGCGAGACGCCGGCCAAACCTCATGACCCGCCCTTTGGCATGTGGCTTCCGGTGGCGCTTCTGGTGACCATCTGCCTGGTGGTCGGCGTCTACCCGAGCATCGCCGAGCCCATCGTCAACGCCGCCGCCCTGGCCACCATCGGCGGGGTGATGCCCGAGGGATACGAGCACCTCTCCCTCTGGCACGGCTTCAACGCCGCCGTCGTCATGAGCCTCATCGCCATCTTCGGCGGTGTGGCCTTCTTCACCCTGCGCTTTAAGCTCTTCGCCCTTGCCGAGCGCTACTGGCCCAACCTCCGCGGCAAACTCGTCTTCGAAGGCCTGGTCGAGCGTGTTGTCGACGCCACCCGCGCCACCACGGCCTCCCTGGAGAATGGCTCGTTGCAGCGCTACGTGATGCTGCTCATCGCCTTTGTGGTCGCCGCCGGCGCGCTGCCCTTCTTCCTCTTTGACTTTGCCCCGGGCAACCTCCCGGCCACCGAGCTTGAGCCGGTGACCATCGTGATCTTCGGCATCTTTGTGGCCGCCTGCCTTGGCGTGGTTGCCAACCACAAGCGCCGCCTCACCGCGATTGTTACCCTCTCGGTGGTCGGCCTGGTGGTGAGCCTGAGCTTCGTCAAATTCTCCGCACCCGACCTCGCGCTGACCCAGCTCTCGGTCGAGGTCGTCACGATTCTCCTTCTGCTGCTTGCCCTCTACGTGCTGCCCAAAGAGACGCCCAGCGAGGGTGGTTTTAGCCTTCGTAAAGTTCGCGACGGCATCCTCGCCACCGTCGCAGGCCTGGGCACCGGCTGGATGAGCTACATGGTGATGACCCGTCCCCAGGACTCCATCAGCATGACCCACCTGGAGAAGGCCTATTACCCGGTGGGCGGCGGCACCAACGTCGTCAACGTCACGCTGGTCGACATCCGCGGCTTCGACACCATGGGAGAGGTGGCCGTGCTCGCGATGGCGGGCTTAGGCATCTTCGCCCTGCTCGCTCGCCTCAACCCGGAGCATATCCACGGGGTGACCCGCCGCGTGCTCGATCGTTACCCGGTGATGCTCACCTCGGCCACGCGCCCCCTGCTCAGCCTGATTCTGGTGATGGCAGTCTACATCTTCATGCGCGGTCACTACCTGCCCGGCGGCGGCTTTATCGCCGGCCTGGTCGCCACCGTTGCGTTGATCATCCAGTACATGGCCAGTGGCCAGCAGTG is from Lujinxingia sediminis and encodes:
- a CDS encoding monovalent cation/H+ antiporter subunit A; translated protein: MTPLLIVLLPFVGLILPIILARHSHTAATVGALIPTTLSFGLLLSLASDVFAGEVFVASWPWIETLGMNLSFRVDGLGMLFAILILGIGTLVVLYAHFYLSDSDPRGRFFGALLAFMGAMLGVVLAENVLLLAFFWEITSLSSFLLIAYWTHVPLARQGARMALAITGMGGLLLFAGLLLVGHIVGSYELSAILANGALIQGHDLYVPALILVLMGAFTKSAQFPFHFWLPNAMTAPTPVSAYLHSATMVKAGVFLLARMHPALSGTPEWFFIVTGAGLVTLTFAAYVALFKHDLKGLLAYSTISHLGLITVLFGFGTPMAALVGVFHILNHAAFKASLFMSVGIVDHETGTRDMRILGGLRHAMPITATLATLGAAAMAGIPGFNGFISKEMFFYESWKLPFIEQDWVVPVIVTVAGLLSMAYSVRLVIDTFFGEVGETPAKPHDPPFGMWLPVALLVTICLVVGVYPSIAEPIVNAAALATIGGVMPEGYEHLSLWHGFNAAVVMSLIAIFGGVAFFTLRFKLFALAERYWPNLRGKLVFEGLVERVVDATRATTASLENGSLQRYVMLLIAFVVAAGALPFFLFDFAPGNLPATELEPVTIVIFGIFVAACLGVVANHKRRLTAIVTLSVVGLVVSLSFVKFSAPDLALTQLSVEVVTILLLLLALYVLPKETPSEGGFSLRKVRDGILATVAGLGTGWMSYMVMTRPQDSISMTHLEKAYYPVGGGTNVVNVTLVDIRGFDTMGEVAVLAMAGLGIFALLARLNPEHIHGVTRRVLDRYPVMLTSATRPLLSLILVMAVYIFMRGHYLPGGGFIAGLVATVALIIQYMASGQQWSSERMPVNFRIMAIVGVTIAVLSGATSLALGKPMMTMLVPLGEPGTVMTLYFDLGVFLGVVGAMMTILTSLGVLSRPASAETLAHSKETNPWKP